One Methanomassiliicoccales archaeon genomic window carries:
- a CDS encoding CoA-binding protein: MKDERIDAIFNPKSVALIGASNKEGKMGYVFAKNIIDGYRGKVYMVNPSEQQVFGLTCYPNVKSIPDSIDLAVIVIPAKAVPKVMEELAEKGTKAAVVITAGFSEAGPEGKKLEEEMMVAANKGKIKVVGPNCFGIYNCNIGLNASLGVGTPPRGGDISFVTQSGAYGMAIFACALDHHMKFAKIMAHGNKAGIEDYEILRYLGEDDETKVICLFLESVNKGREFFEEAKKITPKKPIVATKTGRTAGAARAAASHTAALAGSFTAYEAAFKQSGIIFARNGMDLINIAKGLDWQPLPRGPRVGIVTNSGGTGVELADLCEEAGLVVPELSAETQEKIKELIPPYASARNPVDMTPVWPKFVELYSKIIEILYECDEIDIIVPIILQRAAMMPEVCQAVADTVNKCLAWGYKKPTYVCWVSVRSALGNMDILQKNRVPCFDWPERTARAVGAIYGYVEFLKRRAISFEGR; the protein is encoded by the coding sequence GTGAAAGACGAAAGAATTGATGCGATTTTTAATCCGAAGTCAGTCGCGTTGATCGGTGCCTCGAATAAGGAAGGAAAAATGGGTTATGTTTTTGCGAAGAACATAATCGATGGTTACCGTGGTAAGGTTTATATGGTCAATCCGTCGGAGCAGCAGGTTTTCGGATTAACATGTTATCCAAATGTGAAGTCGATTCCTGATTCGATTGACCTAGCAGTTATCGTCATCCCTGCTAAGGCCGTTCCGAAGGTAATGGAAGAACTGGCAGAAAAGGGAACAAAGGCAGCAGTTGTTATTACAGCCGGGTTCAGCGAAGCGGGGCCTGAGGGGAAAAAGCTCGAAGAGGAAATGATGGTAGCGGCAAATAAGGGGAAAATCAAAGTAGTTGGTCCAAATTGTTTTGGGATTTACAATTGCAATATCGGTCTAAATGCCTCTCTAGGTGTCGGTACGCCACCAAGGGGCGGTGATATTTCATTCGTGACACAGTCAGGTGCCTACGGTATGGCGATATTTGCCTGTGCGCTTGATCACCACATGAAATTCGCAAAGATCATGGCGCACGGAAACAAAGCTGGTATAGAGGACTATGAAATTCTGAGATACTTGGGAGAAGACGACGAAACGAAAGTCATCTGCCTGTTCCTCGAATCTGTTAACAAAGGCAGGGAATTTTTTGAGGAGGCGAAGAAGATCACTCCTAAGAAGCCTATTGTCGCGACAAAAACTGGAAGAACGGCTGGTGCAGCAAGGGCGGCGGCCTCCCATACGGCTGCGCTGGCCGGCTCTTTTACGGCTTATGAAGCCGCATTCAAACAATCAGGCATCATCTTCGCGAGGAATGGAATGGACCTCATCAACATCGCAAAAGGTCTTGACTGGCAGCCACTTCCAAGAGGGCCAAGAGTCGGCATCGTGACGAATTCGGGCGGCACTGGGGTTGAACTTGCCGATCTGTGTGAGGAAGCCGGACTCGTTGTTCCAGAACTGTCCGCAGAGACTCAGGAGAAAATTAAGGAATTGATCCCACCGTATGCGAGCGCGAGGAACCCTGTCGACATGACACCCGTTTGGCCAAAGTTCGTTGAGCTTTATTCAAAGATCATTGAAATCCTTTATGAATGTGATGAGATCGATATTATCGTACCAATTATCTTGCAGCGGGCGGCGATGATGCCTGAGGTGTGCCAGGCAGTCGCTGACACCGTGAATAAGTGTCTCGCGTGGGGTTACAAGAAACCGACATACGTTTGCTGGGTGTCAGTAAGGAGCGCCCTGGGAAATATGGACATTTTGCAGAAAAACCGTGTGCCATGCTTTGACTGGCCAGAGCGGACAGCGAGAGCTGTCGGTGCAATATATGGATATGTTGAATTTTTGAAGCGAAGAGCGATCAGTTTTGAGGGAAGGTAA
- a CDS encoding 50S ribosomal protein L40e, with translation MARFKEAEERLLNKKICMKCYARNALRATRCRRCGYSGLRVKSKESKKKA, from the coding sequence ATGGCGCGATTCAAAGAAGCTGAGGAAAGGCTCCTTAACAAAAAGATTTGCATGAAATGCTACGCACGGAATGCATTAAGGGCGACCAGGTGCAGACGATGTGGATATAGTGGCCTCCGCGTCAAGTCTAAAGAAAGCAAGAAAAAGGCTTGA
- a CDS encoding nicotinate phosphoribosyltransferase: protein MKKFFSASDEEILEGKTTDVYFTRTMEVLKAKGMLAQHALSEFTVGDLPNNWKWGVFCGLEEIVRLMEGKRIDLWGVPEGTVFRARTTRGVRVPILTINGPYSEYCVYETPMLGLMCHSSGIATMAARCKKAAGNRLVISFGIRRMHPAVCPAIDRAAYIGGCDAVSSLLGAEAIGEEPRGTMPHALIIMFGDQREAFKAFDEVVDVRIPRVALIDTYSDEKEEAIMACESVKKLWAVRLDTPGSRKGSFPELIREVRWEMDIRGYKHVKIIVSGGIDDKVIPSLVAAGADGFGVGTSISNARTIDFAMDIVEKDGRPVAKRGKFGGRKYLFRCDQCLEYEVTASKEEVPRCAKCQGEMRLAEIPILVGGKRVYEERSPKEIRSYVLKQLERVELE, encoded by the coding sequence CTGAAGAAGTTCTTTTCAGCTTCTGATGAGGAAATTCTGGAAGGCAAGACCACTGATGTATACTTCACGAGAACGATGGAAGTTCTCAAAGCCAAGGGGATGCTGGCTCAGCACGCTCTCTCCGAATTCACGGTAGGTGACCTTCCTAACAACTGGAAATGGGGGGTTTTCTGCGGGCTAGAGGAAATCGTCAGATTAATGGAAGGCAAAAGAATCGACTTGTGGGGTGTCCCAGAGGGAACAGTTTTCAGAGCGCGCACAACGAGAGGTGTCAGGGTACCTATCCTCACGATCAATGGTCCATACTCCGAGTATTGCGTATATGAGACACCAATGCTTGGTCTAATGTGCCACTCAAGCGGGATAGCTACGATGGCAGCGCGCTGCAAAAAAGCAGCTGGAAATCGCCTTGTCATATCCTTTGGCATCAGGCGGATGCATCCCGCGGTATGCCCTGCTATCGATAGAGCAGCCTACATTGGTGGGTGCGATGCAGTTTCATCGCTTCTCGGGGCGGAGGCCATTGGTGAAGAACCGCGAGGGACAATGCCCCATGCATTGATCATCATGTTCGGCGACCAGAGAGAAGCTTTCAAAGCTTTTGATGAGGTTGTTGATGTAAGAATTCCACGCGTCGCTCTCATCGATACTTACTCAGACGAGAAGGAAGAAGCAATCATGGCGTGTGAGTCGGTAAAGAAATTGTGGGCAGTTCGTCTTGATACGCCTGGGTCGAGGAAAGGATCGTTTCCAGAGTTGATCAGGGAAGTGCGATGGGAGATGGACATCAGAGGATACAAACATGTCAAGATCATCGTTTCAGGAGGAATTGACGATAAGGTCATCCCTTCGCTCGTGGCAGCTGGTGCAGATGGATTCGGCGTAGGAACGAGTATAAGCAATGCTAGGACGATCGATTTCGCTATGGATATTGTTGAAAAAGACGGTCGGCCAGTGGCGAAGCGCGGAAAATTCGGCGGAAGAAAGTACCTGTTCAGATGCGACCAGTGTCTTGAATACGAGGTCACGGCATCAAAAGAGGAAGTTCCAAGATGCGCAAAGTGTCAGGGTGAGATGCGACTAGCGGAAATTCCAATCTTGGTCGGCGGTAAAAGGGTTTATGAGGAAAGGTCGCCGAAGGAGATCAGGTCTTACGTGCTCAAGCAACTCGAAAGGGTCGAGCTCGAATAG
- a CDS encoding nucleotidyltransferase domain-containing protein, translating into MEKIENDELPMHIKEVYLFGSFLKGKKDPRDIDILLIYDSDKTAKKYEYIDKKGRARWKMTALRRSPSKLRAHLKKNAERSLDLSICPSLEEFKKDLTKELDCCLRIWSETDRDWKGKLNEHFLRDLREDRYEP; encoded by the coding sequence ATGGAAAAAATCGAAAATGATGAGCTCCCGATGCATATCAAGGAAGTGTATCTTTTTGGTAGCTTCCTTAAGGGTAAGAAAGACCCCCGTGATATTGACATTCTCCTCATATATGACTCAGATAAAACGGCAAAAAAATATGAATATATTGATAAAAAAGGTCGCGCGCGATGGAAGATGACAGCTCTAAGAAGATCTCCTTCCAAATTGAGGGCACATCTCAAGAAAAATGCAGAACGAAGCCTTGACCTCTCAATATGCCCCTCGCTCGAGGAATTCAAGAAAGACCTAACAAAAGAACTCGACTGTTGCCTCAGGATTTGGAGCGAAACAGATAGAGACTGGAAAGGAAAACTCAATGAGCATTTCCTTCGTGATCTAAGAGAGGATCGATATGAACCTTAA
- a CDS encoding CoA-transferase, translated as MNDGFEVGIDELFVVNVARTIKDRSTVFHGVSSPIPMVAMYFAKLTHAKDMVYFGGVSSAVDPNPPFLPYTTNDWVMIQGRTAMVTVDKIFDLAQRGELDRSFFSGAQIDKYGNQNVSLIGTPEKCKIKFPGGAGGCNLSADCVNYTIWTTRHRVQRKKDRVIYALVEKCDFITNIGHVTPYGNRRDLDLVGNGPDWVVTELGVFDFDPETKIMRLRYLYPDTTVETILENTEFRPVIHPEVRIMDMPTREEVELIRQIDPLKVRQLEFQPEELKRKFYI; from the coding sequence ATGAATGACGGGTTTGAAGTCGGGATTGACGAACTTTTCGTTGTAAACGTCGCGCGCACGATCAAGGATAGGAGTACAGTCTTTCATGGGGTTTCATCTCCGATACCAATGGTCGCCATGTATTTTGCCAAGCTAACGCACGCGAAGGACATGGTCTATTTTGGGGGAGTTTCGAGTGCGGTTGATCCAAACCCACCGTTTCTCCCTTACACGACAAACGATTGGGTTATGATTCAGGGAAGAACTGCGATGGTGACTGTTGATAAGATCTTCGATCTCGCACAAAGGGGAGAACTCGATCGATCTTTCTTCAGTGGTGCACAGATCGACAAGTATGGTAATCAAAATGTCAGCTTGATAGGGACACCAGAGAAATGCAAGATAAAGTTCCCTGGTGGAGCAGGGGGCTGTAACCTCTCAGCCGATTGCGTTAATTACACGATCTGGACGACAAGACATCGAGTCCAGAGAAAGAAGGATAGGGTTATTTATGCACTTGTCGAGAAATGCGACTTCATAACAAACATTGGACATGTGACGCCCTATGGAAACCGCCGTGATCTCGATCTGGTCGGCAACGGTCCTGACTGGGTGGTAACTGAACTCGGTGTTTTCGATTTTGATCCAGAAACGAAAATAATGCGATTGCGCTATCTCTACCCAGATACGACTGTCGAGACGATCCTAGAAAACACCGAGTTCCGGCCAGTCATACATCCAGAAGTAAGGATTATGGATATGCCTACGAGAGAGGAAGTTGAACTGATCCGTCAGATCGACCCGCTGAAGGTAAGACAGTTGGAGTTTCAGCCAGAAGAGTTGAAAAGGAAGTTCTACATATGA
- a CDS encoding DUF835 domain-containing protein yields MADDNPAVLEVVSELVSSAGYQPITVAGGKECLTKAESERPDLILLDITMPDLDGWSVLRELKQKGITNQTKVVMLTAATDVSTDIFGLQDVVTGYIRKPFNNKELTDRLRAIFEEAPEVPTQESEKEPKKKMGLFGKLRGARQIPSGMEKPTNSAMRYEIKKGFSYLVKEKKPKKSFEIFVDQVKHNIQGLCISRQHPEIIRKTWGLEKTPIIWLSNQVGRVYINPTNISILSDTIIRFIEKSGESIVLIDGIEFLVVSNDFNKTLRMIHHVTEAVMEYKSRLLISIDPRAFDARELALLERNMEIIDAMEE; encoded by the coding sequence ATTGCGGACGATAATCCAGCGGTACTTGAAGTAGTTTCGGAATTGGTATCTTCTGCTGGATATCAACCGATAACAGTAGCAGGAGGAAAGGAGTGCCTCACTAAGGCGGAATCGGAAAGGCCAGACCTCATTCTACTGGATATTACTATGCCTGATCTAGATGGTTGGAGTGTTCTTAGGGAACTGAAGCAAAAGGGAATTACGAACCAGACGAAGGTCGTTATGCTCACAGCGGCAACCGATGTCAGCACGGACATTTTCGGCTTGCAGGACGTTGTGACTGGATATATTAGAAAACCCTTTAATAACAAGGAGCTCACGGATAGGTTGAGGGCTATTTTTGAAGAGGCACCAGAAGTCCCTACCCAGGAATCAGAGAAAGAACCAAAGAAGAAAATGGGCCTTTTCGGGAAGCTGCGTGGCGCACGACAGATCCCGAGCGGAATGGAGAAGCCAACGAATTCCGCAATGCGCTACGAGATTAAGAAGGGCTTCAGTTATCTGGTCAAGGAAAAGAAGCCGAAGAAATCGTTTGAGATCTTTGTCGATCAAGTCAAACATAACATACAGGGACTATGTATTTCAAGGCAGCATCCCGAGATCATAAGAAAGACATGGGGTTTAGAAAAGACGCCGATTATCTGGCTGAGCAATCAGGTGGGAAGAGTTTACATCAATCCTACAAATATCAGTATTTTGAGCGATACAATCATTCGGTTCATTGAGAAAAGCGGCGAAAGTATCGTCCTCATTGATGGGATAGAGTTCCTCGTTGTCTCCAATGACTTCAACAAGACTTTACGGATGATCCATCATGTTACGGAGGCTGTTATGGAATATAAATCAAGGTTGCTCATCTCAATCGACCCACGAGCTTTCGACGCACGGGAACTTGCGCTGCTAGAACGGAACATGGAGATTATCGATGCGATGGAAGAATAG
- the eno gene encoding phosphopyruvate hydratase, with protein MTDSRIIRVSAREILDSRGNPTVEVEVRTKSGAARAAAPSGASTGTHEAVELRDGGHRYGGKGVLKAVESVNKIIAPRLEGMDVTCQRDIDRLLIDLDGTPNKSRLGGNAITAVSLACAKTGAVVTGVEFHEYLEKGSNILPVPLMNIINGGKHAGGNLRIQEFMIVPAGMKSFSEALRAGAEVYSSLRSLLRKKYGSGAINVGDEGGFAPPLNATDEALDVLINAIESAGYLPGKDVFLAVDSAASEFFSDGFYEFDGRRFNEDEIIEFYKDLVSHYPIISLEDPVEENSFGTMARLTREIGESIQVVGDDIFVTNVERLKRGIAEGAGNALLLKVNQIGTITESFEAANLAFRSGYNVVVSHRSGETEDTSIADIAVALGCGQIKTGAPARGERTAKYNRLLLIEELLGSRSRFLGIDAIKRLRGA; from the coding sequence ATGACTGATTCAAGAATTATCAGGGTGTCAGCGCGAGAAATACTTGATTCTCGCGGCAATCCAACGGTTGAGGTTGAAGTAAGGACGAAAAGCGGTGCTGCAAGGGCAGCTGCGCCATCAGGTGCTTCAACCGGGACTCACGAGGCCGTTGAACTACGCGACGGCGGTCATCGGTACGGTGGTAAGGGTGTTCTGAAGGCCGTTGAGTCTGTCAATAAGATCATAGCGCCTCGCCTCGAAGGTATGGACGTGACCTGCCAGCGTGATATTGATCGCCTTTTAATCGATCTCGATGGTACCCCAAATAAATCCCGGCTCGGAGGCAACGCCATCACAGCTGTTTCTCTGGCGTGCGCAAAAACTGGTGCCGTGGTCACAGGTGTTGAATTCCATGAATATCTGGAAAAGGGAAGCAATATCTTGCCAGTGCCGTTAATGAATATCATCAACGGAGGGAAACATGCTGGTGGAAACCTGCGAATCCAGGAATTCATGATTGTGCCAGCTGGTATGAAAAGCTTTTCAGAGGCGCTAAGGGCAGGTGCGGAAGTTTACAGTTCCCTCCGTTCCCTGCTGAGAAAGAAATACGGTAGCGGGGCAATCAATGTTGGCGATGAGGGTGGGTTCGCGCCGCCACTCAACGCAACGGATGAAGCGCTCGACGTACTCATCAATGCCATTGAATCTGCGGGATATTTACCAGGAAAAGACGTTTTTCTTGCGGTCGATTCAGCGGCCAGTGAATTCTTCTCTGATGGTTTCTATGAATTTGATGGTAGGAGATTTAATGAAGACGAGATTATAGAGTTCTACAAGGATCTCGTCTCACATTACCCCATCATAAGCTTAGAAGACCCTGTAGAGGAGAACTCATTCGGGACGATGGCGAGGCTTACGCGGGAGATTGGAGAATCTATACAGGTCGTGGGCGACGACATTTTTGTTACAAATGTCGAACGTCTCAAACGGGGCATAGCTGAAGGAGCTGGAAACGCCCTGCTCCTCAAGGTTAATCAAATCGGTACTATCACCGAGTCTTTTGAGGCAGCAAACCTCGCTTTCAGATCGGGTTACAATGTCGTCGTCAGCCACAGATCCGGTGAGACGGAAGACACATCGATTGCGGATATAGCTGTTGCACTCGGGTGTGGCCAGATAAAAACGGGGGCCCCTGCAAGAGGGGAGCGGACGGCAAAGTATAACCGTTTGCTGCTGATTGAAGAGTTGCTCGGTTCCAGGTCAAGATTTCTTGGTATCGACGCTATCAAAAGGCTGAGGGGTGCTTAG
- a CDS encoding CoA-transferase, which yields MGIFVERNKLTTLEDAARMVKDGDIVAIGGGLCLREPIAMLRELIRQGRRNLHIVGTAHGFDVDLACGGGIVGTVEETHVSFEQDFGLAPNYRRACESGAVKIKESCCNTIINQLRAAEFGMPFVPMRSIKGSDEIRFHPEYKEFTDPFTGKKVILVPALEPDVAIIHVNKADIHGNVKIEPPYVADVLFMRASKKVIVTAEEILPEEEMKKIGPTIPYYEITAVVHAPFGAHPTSCYPYYAYDRAHIAEYMRAALAGPEAFKRNYLDKYVFGVKSHAEYIERIGGEEKMRLLASWKESREKWMELFTYE from the coding sequence ATGGGCATTTTTGTTGAAAGGAATAAGCTGACAACACTCGAAGACGCTGCACGTATGGTCAAGGACGGGGACATTGTTGCGATTGGCGGCGGTCTATGTCTTAGGGAACCAATCGCCATGCTGCGCGAACTTATTCGACAGGGGCGGCGCAATCTTCACATCGTCGGCACAGCGCATGGATTCGACGTCGACCTTGCATGTGGTGGCGGTATCGTTGGGACTGTTGAGGAGACCCATGTGAGCTTTGAACAGGATTTCGGGCTCGCGCCGAACTACAGACGTGCTTGCGAAAGCGGGGCTGTCAAAATCAAGGAGAGCTGCTGTAATACGATTATCAACCAGCTCCGTGCCGCTGAATTTGGAATGCCTTTCGTGCCGATGAGGAGTATCAAGGGAAGTGACGAGATCAGATTCCATCCTGAATACAAGGAATTCACCGATCCATTCACGGGCAAAAAAGTCATCCTCGTACCTGCCCTCGAACCTGATGTTGCCATTATTCATGTTAATAAGGCTGACATACATGGTAACGTGAAAATCGAGCCTCCCTATGTCGCCGATGTTCTCTTTATGAGGGCATCCAAGAAAGTCATTGTTACCGCCGAAGAAATTCTGCCAGAAGAGGAAATGAAGAAGATAGGACCAACAATACCTTATTACGAGATCACAGCGGTCGTTCACGCTCCGTTTGGAGCGCACCCAACGAGCTGTTATCCTTACTATGCATATGATAGGGCGCATATCGCAGAATACATGCGGGCGGCTTTGGCTGGACCTGAAGCCTTCAAAAGGAATTACCTTGACAAGTATGTCTTTGGCGTAAAATCGCATGCTGAGTACATTGAGAGAATTGGTGGGGAAGAAAAAATGCGATTGCTGGCATCATGGAAGGAAAGCCGCGAGAAATGGATGGAGTTGTTCACCTATGAATGA
- a CDS encoding Lrp/AsnC family transcriptional regulator encodes MVDEKDRAILDELKKDSRRTTKSIAKVVNMPRATVRERIRKMCEKGLIRKFTILPDYANLGEPILVFILVSFLPNPNISQRELAQQIAELAGVMEVHLISGEYDILLKVRGKSMEEIGSLVIDRLRQIEGVGRTITCASFATVKEEL; translated from the coding sequence ATGGTTGACGAGAAAGATCGGGCAATTCTTGATGAATTGAAAAAGGACTCAAGAAGGACCACAAAGTCCATTGCGAAGGTAGTAAACATGCCAAGGGCGACGGTTCGTGAAAGAATCCGGAAGATGTGTGAAAAGGGACTGATCCGCAAGTTCACCATCCTTCCCGACTATGCGAACTTGGGAGAGCCGATTCTGGTTTTCATCCTGGTCAGCTTCCTGCCAAACCCGAATATATCACAAAGGGAACTCGCCCAACAAATTGCGGAATTAGCGGGAGTAATGGAGGTCCACCTTATCTCAGGTGAGTACGACATATTACTGAAGGTAAGGGGAAAATCGATGGAAGAAATTGGATCCCTTGTGATTGATAGACTTAGACAGATTGAGGGAGTTGGGAGGACGATCACATGCGCATCTTTTGCGACTGTTAAGGAAGAATTGTGA
- a CDS encoding isochorismatase family cysteine hydrolase, translating to MIALRRAVIVVDMINDFVYGKFGSERARGIIPAISRLLETARAKGYLVIFTRDAHESKDPEMKIWGEHAMKGTSGSEVIQDLKIHKGDHVIEKTTYSSFYNTELDSVLRRHNVDEVIIVGVTTDICVRHTAADAFFRGYKIIIPKECVQTISDEVQERALDEMKRLYRAEIWDLDRVIS from the coding sequence GTGATTGCCTTGAGAAGAGCTGTTATTGTTGTTGATATGATCAATGATTTTGTATATGGCAAATTTGGGAGTGAGCGGGCGAGGGGAATCATACCGGCTATATCAAGACTTCTTGAGACTGCTCGCGCGAAAGGCTATCTAGTCATATTCACGAGAGATGCCCATGAAAGTAAAGATCCTGAAATGAAAATATGGGGCGAGCATGCGATGAAAGGAACATCGGGCTCTGAAGTCATTCAGGACCTAAAGATCCACAAGGGTGACCATGTCATTGAAAAAACAACGTACAGTTCCTTTTACAATACAGAACTAGACAGCGTCCTCAGGAGGCACAATGTTGATGAAGTCATCATCGTCGGCGTGACAACAGATATCTGCGTTCGCCACACAGCAGCTGATGCCTTCTTCAGAGGCTATAAAATCATCATTCCGAAAGAATGCGTCCAGACGATTTCAGACGAGGTCCAGGAAAGAGCTCTTGATGAAATGAAGAGATTATATCGGGCGGAAATTTGGGATCTTGACCGGGTGATTTCCTGA
- a CDS encoding replication factor C small subunit, producing MKEIWIEKYRPRSLKEVIGQQEIVERLQSYSESGNIPHLLFAGPAGTGKTTCAIALAKELFGDAWRENFVELNASDERGIEVVRGKIKEFARTAPIGEASFKIIFLDEADALTPEAQAALRRTMERYSKTCRFILSCNYSSKIIEPIQSRCAVFRFRPLKVEDVRKYLKIIAKNEALKITDDALDAIAHIAQGDMRKAINSLQVAASISKDVTVDIIYQTAGMARPEEVKLLLETALAGDFMEARNLLDELMVQYGLSGEDIIKQIHRTFFDLQIPEIEKVRLIDKTGEIEFRIVEGSNERIQLESLLAHLVLVGKIGSNDK from the coding sequence ATGAAAGAAATTTGGATCGAGAAGTACAGGCCGAGGTCGCTGAAGGAAGTCATTGGCCAACAGGAAATCGTCGAGCGATTGCAGTCTTATTCTGAATCTGGCAATATACCGCATTTGCTGTTCGCTGGCCCAGCTGGCACAGGAAAAACAACGTGTGCGATCGCCCTTGCAAAAGAGCTCTTTGGTGATGCTTGGCGAGAGAATTTTGTCGAACTCAATGCTTCTGATGAGAGAGGAATCGAGGTCGTCCGAGGGAAGATCAAAGAATTTGCCAGAACTGCACCGATCGGCGAAGCGAGCTTCAAAATAATATTTCTCGATGAGGCGGATGCACTGACGCCTGAGGCACAGGCCGCCCTGAGAAGGACAATGGAACGATATAGTAAGACATGCCGTTTCATCCTTTCCTGCAATTACTCCTCCAAAATCATTGAACCAATACAGTCGAGATGCGCAGTCTTCAGATTTCGCCCGCTCAAGGTCGAGGATGTAAGAAAGTATTTGAAGATCATCGCGAAGAATGAAGCGCTTAAAATCACGGACGACGCTCTCGATGCAATAGCCCACATCGCGCAAGGCGATATGAGAAAAGCGATCAACTCTCTGCAGGTGGCGGCCTCGATCAGCAAGGATGTGACGGTGGATATCATTTATCAGACAGCCGGAATGGCGAGGCCCGAAGAAGTCAAGCTTCTGCTCGAGACCGCCCTAGCTGGCGACTTTATGGAGGCGAGGAATCTCCTAGACGAGCTCATGGTTCAATATGGTTTGTCTGGGGAAGACATTATAAAGCAGATCCATAGAACTTTTTTTGATCTGCAGATACCCGAGATTGAGAAAGTTCGACTGATCGACAAGACGGGGGAAATTGAATTCAGGATAGTTGAGGGCAGCAATGAAAGGATACAACTCGAATCCCTCCTCGCACATCTTGTTCTAGTTGGAAAAATCGGATCAAATGACAAATGA
- a CDS encoding OsmC family protein: MQETEFALSIELIENYKFRVRFGSEKIADVIVDEPEPLGSGHYPNAGKLLAAAVGSCLCASLAFCLRKSRAELKSMAAEVRTTVKRNEKGRLRLTEIDVKITPEVDSEPKLRRCAEIFEDFCIVSQSVRNGIPIKVHIDPLLDHEGNAH; the protein is encoded by the coding sequence ATGCAGGAAACTGAATTCGCATTGAGTATTGAGCTTATTGAAAACTATAAGTTCCGTGTTCGGTTTGGATCTGAGAAGATCGCAGACGTCATTGTCGATGAGCCTGAACCACTGGGGAGTGGTCATTATCCAAATGCTGGAAAATTGCTCGCTGCTGCCGTAGGGAGCTGTCTCTGCGCAAGCTTGGCATTTTGCTTGAGAAAGTCAAGGGCCGAATTGAAATCGATGGCGGCGGAGGTTCGCACAACGGTGAAGCGTAACGAGAAGGGAAGACTACGTCTCACCGAAATCGATGTTAAGATTACCCCCGAGGTCGACAGTGAACCAAAGCTCCGTCGCTGCGCCGAGATCTTCGAAGACTTCTGCATTGTTTCTCAAAGTGTCAGAAACGGCATCCCAATTAAGGTTCATATCGATCCTCTCTTAGATCACGAAGGAAATGCTCATTGA
- a CDS encoding acetate--CoA ligase family protein, with translation MTGEAANLIKMARDEGRNFMLEHEAKAVLRSYGISVTQDMFCRTPDEAVHAARRIGYPVAMKIVSPQIVHKTEFGGVRLNIANDEDVKSAFDEMFSSARKRLGDFDFRGVLVSEMVRGHEMIIGSTRDAQFGQMIMFGIGGINVEVFRDVSYRLVPIEEIDALEMISELKGKKLIEGYRGSERVDTNIVVSTLLAVSRLLCDFDEIEEMDLNPVFGNAKGVKVADARIFLTHV, from the coding sequence ATGACAGGGGAAGCTGCCAATTTGATCAAAATGGCCCGGGATGAAGGTAGAAATTTCATGCTAGAACATGAAGCAAAAGCTGTTTTGAGATCATATGGAATCTCGGTCACGCAAGATATGTTTTGCAGGACTCCTGATGAAGCCGTTCATGCTGCCAGAAGAATCGGCTATCCCGTTGCGATGAAGATCGTCTCGCCCCAGATTGTTCACAAGACCGAATTCGGTGGCGTCCGGCTAAATATCGCAAACGATGAAGATGTTAAGTCAGCATTTGATGAAATGTTCTCGAGCGCACGAAAGAGACTGGGCGATTTCGATTTCCGCGGTGTCCTCGTGTCCGAGATGGTACGTGGACATGAGATGATCATCGGCTCTACGAGGGATGCACAGTTTGGCCAAATGATCATGTTCGGGATCGGTGGGATCAATGTCGAGGTCTTTAGGGACGTTTCATACAGGCTTGTTCCTATTGAGGAGATCGACGCACTCGAAATGATTTCTGAGTTGAAGGGGAAAAAACTTATTGAAGGATATCGGGGGAGTGAGAGGGTCGACACAAACATCGTTGTATCCACTTTGCTTGCCGTCTCACGGTTGCTTTGCGATTTTGATGAGATCGAAGAGATGGATCTCAATCCTGTTTTTGGCAATGCGAAAGGCGTAAAAGTTGCTGATGCGAGGATCTTTCTAACTCACGTTTGA